Proteins encoded together in one bacterium window:
- a CDS encoding aminotransferase class I/II-fold pyridoxal phosphate-dependent enzyme has protein sequence MATQLDPQAVALNKTIEAANPAVLSMLSGRGRKIFFPKMGILAQSAEARGKAINATIGTALEEDGSPLCLPSIASQLNLPKGAAFPYAPSPGLPEIREQWGKMLLQKNPGLAGKSFTQPVVSCALTHGLSVAAYLFCNDDDVLLTPDLYWENYDLIFGVSFGGQIVTYPAFNPAGGFNLEGLRKAMEARKEKKLIISLNFPNNPAGYTLLEKEVPELKKLLLAEAEAGRQLVVLLDDAYFGLVFEKGVYTQSMFVDLCDAHENILAVKMDGPTKEDYVWGFRVGFITFGVKGGSPALYQALEGKCAGAIRANISNASMPAQSMLLAAWKNPAYAVEKQKAYDLLKGRYEEIKRVLATHPEYREEFVPVPYNSGYFMCVRLVKADPEKVRQKLLAEHATGVINLCGILRIAFSATPTAKLATLFANLFAACKAV, from the coding sequence ATGGCGACACAATTGGATCCCCAGGCCGTAGCATTGAATAAAACCATTGAGGCCGCTAATCCGGCCGTACTCTCCATGCTCTCCGGGCGTGGCCGCAAGATTTTCTTTCCAAAGATGGGGATTCTCGCCCAGTCGGCGGAAGCCCGTGGCAAAGCAATCAATGCCACCATCGGAACCGCCCTTGAGGAGGATGGTTCCCCGCTGTGCCTGCCCAGCATTGCCTCCCAGTTGAACCTTCCGAAAGGCGCGGCCTTTCCCTATGCGCCAAGTCCGGGATTGCCCGAAATCCGCGAACAATGGGGGAAGATGCTGCTCCAGAAGAATCCCGGACTTGCCGGCAAATCGTTCACCCAGCCTGTGGTTTCCTGTGCGCTCACCCATGGGCTCAGTGTTGCGGCCTACCTGTTCTGTAATGACGATGATGTGTTGCTCACGCCTGATCTCTACTGGGAAAATTATGATCTCATCTTCGGGGTTTCCTTCGGGGGTCAGATTGTCACCTATCCTGCCTTCAATCCTGCCGGTGGATTCAATCTTGAAGGCTTGCGCAAGGCGATGGAGGCCCGCAAGGAGAAGAAGCTGATCATCTCGCTCAACTTCCCCAATAATCCGGCAGGTTATACCCTGTTGGAGAAGGAAGTCCCGGAGCTGAAGAAACTACTGTTGGCCGAAGCCGAGGCGGGCCGCCAGTTGGTGGTTCTGCTTGATGATGCCTATTTTGGCCTGGTTTTTGAGAAGGGGGTCTATACCCAGTCGATGTTTGTGGACCTCTGTGATGCGCACGAGAACATTTTGGCGGTCAAGATGGATGGGCCTACCAAGGAAGACTATGTCTGGGGGTTCCGTGTTGGCTTCATCACGTTCGGAGTCAAGGGGGGGAGCCCGGCGCTGTACCAGGCGCTTGAGGGTAAGTGTGCCGGCGCCATCAGGGCCAACATTTCCAATGCTTCCATGCCGGCGCAGTCCATGTTGCTGGCCGCCTGGAAGAACCCAGCCTATGCGGTGGAAAAGCAGAAGGCGTATGACCTGCTCAAGGGCCGCTATGAGGAGATCAAGCGTGTGCTGGCCACCCACCCTGAATACCGGGAGGAGTTTGTGCCGGTTCCGTATAATTCCGGGTACTTCATGTGCGTGCGGCTCGTGAAAGCGGATCCGGAGAAGGTGCGTCAGAAGCTTCTGGCCGAGCATGCCACGGGGGTTATCAACCTCTGTGGCATCTTGCGTATCGCCTTCTCGGCAACCCCGACCGCTAAGCTTGCAACCTTGTTTGCCAATCTTTTTGCGGCCTGTAAGGCGGTATAA
- a CDS encoding carbohydrate-binding family 9-like protein, with product MKRSVSLDVISLAGIDLDDWNQIKSGFRNARVVESQQAWQAARDPEFRPMHVKAGWTREALIVYAVLEDADIFNPETQFNAMSFKSGDVFEMFLRPFEQEAYLEVHVSPENQKLQLRFPSAQAFAAPRPDSVIPPEWYIGEGAVESYVRVDKAAERWEVVARIPFSLVEEASRPVSGSRWLFSFSRYDYTRGRKAPVYSSTSPHTRLSFHQQEAWGELTFL from the coding sequence ATGAAGCGTTCCGTTTCTCTTGATGTGATATCCCTGGCGGGAATCGATTTGGATGACTGGAACCAGATCAAGTCGGGTTTTCGTAATGCCCGGGTGGTGGAGTCCCAGCAGGCGTGGCAGGCCGCACGGGATCCTGAATTCCGGCCCATGCATGTGAAGGCCGGGTGGACCCGGGAGGCGTTGATCGTCTACGCGGTCCTGGAGGATGCGGATATCTTTAATCCGGAAACGCAGTTCAACGCGATGTCGTTCAAGTCGGGGGATGTATTCGAGATGTTTCTACGTCCCTTTGAGCAGGAGGCCTATCTGGAAGTCCATGTCTCGCCGGAGAACCAGAAGCTGCAACTGCGTTTCCCGTCGGCACAGGCTTTTGCCGCTCCGCGCCCGGATTCTGTCATCCCGCCCGAGTGGTATATCGGGGAAGGTGCCGTTGAAAGCTATGTGCGGGTGGATAAGGCCGCAGAACGCTGGGAGGTGGTGGCGCGGATCCCATTTAGTCTCGTGGAGGAGGCCTCACGGCCCGTGTCCGGCTCGAGATGGCTGTTTTCCTTCAGTCGATATGACTACACGCGTGGGCGGAAAGCGCCTGTTTATTCATCAACCTCCCCGCATACGAGATTGAGCTTCCATCAGCAGGAAGCCTGGGGCGAATTAACCTTTCTGTGA
- a CDS encoding SGNH/GDSL hydrolase family protein: MDISKFDKNMAVKKADENGLVWYHPYERPFKLIGFNWFDRDNVYRRFPVKPPYPLPESVDVLAWCTAGGQVKFRTDSGKVSVKVTLRDGGGMDHMPQTGISGFDLYVGEPGEETFFAVTRFAVGVTEFTSELFSSDIRKRRTFTINFPLYKGVNTIEIGVESDAKVEAPPAWSSNKPIVVYGTSITQGGCASRPGSCYTNILSRRLNRPFINLGFSGSGRGEPEVARNIASISSPAMLVLDYEANCGQCESLSKTLPRFIGLLRDAHKKTPILVVSKIRYGQESLKGDASKSRDREQCKRMQYGLVKKLRGAGDRNIYFLDGSTLLGKDYWECTVDNVHPTDLGFFRMADGIGRVIKRILSKGD, encoded by the coding sequence ATGGATATCAGCAAATTTGACAAGAATATGGCGGTGAAGAAGGCCGATGAAAATGGACTGGTCTGGTATCACCCTTATGAGCGTCCATTTAAGCTGATTGGCTTTAATTGGTTTGATCGCGATAATGTTTACCGTCGATTCCCCGTGAAACCGCCTTATCCATTGCCCGAAAGTGTGGACGTCTTGGCGTGGTGTACGGCCGGGGGACAGGTGAAATTCCGGACCGATAGCGGCAAGGTGAGTGTGAAGGTGACGTTGCGTGATGGCGGTGGGATGGATCATATGCCGCAAACCGGTATAAGCGGCTTTGATCTCTATGTGGGTGAGCCGGGCGAGGAGACGTTCTTTGCTGTCACCCGTTTTGCTGTCGGGGTCACGGAGTTCACGAGCGAACTTTTCAGTAGTGACATCCGGAAGCGCCGCACTTTTACGATCAACTTTCCCCTGTACAAGGGAGTCAATACGATCGAAATAGGGGTGGAGTCTGATGCCAAAGTCGAGGCGCCACCAGCGTGGTCCTCCAATAAGCCGATTGTGGTATACGGGACTTCGATCACGCAGGGTGGGTGTGCATCCCGGCCTGGCTCCTGTTATACCAATATCCTGAGCCGGCGGCTGAATCGGCCGTTTATCAACCTGGGGTTTTCCGGCAGTGGGAGAGGGGAGCCCGAGGTGGCTCGGAATATCGCCTCAATTTCCAGCCCCGCCATGTTAGTCCTGGATTATGAAGCAAATTGTGGGCAGTGTGAAAGTTTATCCAAAACACTTCCTAGATTTATCGGCCTATTACGTGATGCGCATAAAAAGACCCCGATCCTGGTGGTATCCAAGATCCGGTATGGACAGGAATCCCTCAAGGGGGATGCAAGCAAGTCGCGTGACAGGGAACAGTGTAAGCGCATGCAGTATGGTCTTGTGAAAAAACTGCGAGGAGCCGGGGATAGGAATATCTATTTCCTGGATGGATCCACATTGTTGGGCAAGGACTATTGGGAGTGTACAGTGGATAACGTCCACCCTACTGATCTCGGGTTTTTCCGGATGGCCGACGGGATTGGCCGTGTAATCAAGAGAATTCTATCCAAAGGGGACTAA
- a CDS encoding ISAs1 family transposase, protein MISVIDSKEVSRFDSLMGTFHYLGESRPVGDTLRMVAHRGEEWLGLLMWGSAAYRLKDRDIHIGWTPTQCAQRQKLIVQNRRFLLLGERGEHPNLASQILGAVVRELPGLWLERFGYQPLLAETFTDIEAYAGTCYKASGWLPLGMTKGFSRHRADFYVPNDRPKKLWIRELYPKAAQVLRASELPAVCQKGSHSNADGVLPITRGQLESLHAALCKVPDPRASNRGFHIGAVLSIVAMAIFSGHRSIAAIERFAGRLRHDQRVALGLPRFGKGNYRKPPKYKVFYNLLAKLDVNRFAELLNAWLTHHRGTLPVALALDGKFIRDTVGLVCMSEHDTGVPHAMRKASQKEGEGADCELKAAQTMIELQSDLSHAIITADALNCQTRTAQEIVARGGEYLIQTKGNQKTIHESTIAKTEGLPPPFCPN, encoded by the coding sequence ATGATTAGCGTGATAGATTCGAAGGAAGTTTCCCGTTTCGACTCCCTTATGGGTACATTTCACTATCTTGGCGAGAGCCGCCCGGTGGGTGATACCTTGAGGATGGTTGCCCATCGAGGCGAAGAATGGCTTGGATTATTGATGTGGGGCTCAGCGGCCTATCGGTTGAAAGATCGCGATATTCATATCGGGTGGACTCCTACACAGTGTGCGCAACGCCAGAAGCTTATCGTGCAGAATCGCCGGTTTCTATTACTGGGCGAGCGTGGCGAGCATCCGAACCTTGCCTCACAGATACTCGGAGCAGTCGTACGTGAATTGCCGGGCCTCTGGCTTGAGAGGTTCGGTTATCAGCCATTGCTCGCCGAGACGTTCACGGATATCGAAGCCTATGCCGGCACTTGTTATAAAGCGTCAGGTTGGTTGCCGCTGGGTATGACGAAAGGCTTTTCCCGGCACCGTGCTGATTTCTACGTTCCAAATGACCGGCCAAAAAAACTCTGGATCCGCGAATTGTATCCGAAGGCAGCGCAGGTGTTGCGGGCATCGGAGCTTCCGGCTGTTTGCCAAAAGGGATCCCATAGTAATGCTGACGGGGTTTTGCCTATCACCCGTGGACAACTTGAATCGTTACACGCTGCACTTTGCAAGGTTCCAGATCCCCGAGCCTCCAACCGCGGCTTTCACATTGGTGCGGTGTTGTCCATCGTGGCTATGGCCATTTTCAGCGGTCATCGCAGCATTGCGGCGATTGAGCGGTTTGCCGGACGACTCCGTCATGACCAGCGTGTAGCACTTGGGCTGCCTCGTTTCGGCAAAGGCAATTATCGCAAACCCCCAAAATACAAGGTGTTCTATAACCTGCTTGCGAAACTTGATGTCAATCGCTTTGCCGAACTACTAAACGCGTGGTTGACTCACCATCGAGGCACTCTTCCCGTCGCGCTGGCACTCGATGGTAAGTTTATCCGTGATACGGTCGGCCTGGTCTGTATGAGTGAACACGATACCGGAGTGCCACACGCCATGCGCAAGGCCAGCCAGAAAGAGGGCGAAGGAGCTGATTGCGAGTTAAAGGCGGCACAAACTATGATCGAACTGCAATCCGACCTGTCTCACGCCATTATTACGGCCGACGCACTTAATTGCCAAACGCGCACAGCTCAGGAAATCGTCGCACGGGGCGGTGAATATCTCATTCAAACCAAGGGCAACCAGAAAACCATTCATGAAAGCACCATCGCAAAAACTGAAGGACTCCCCCCCCCCTTTTGCCCAAACTGA